A portion of the Pseudomonas koreensis genome contains these proteins:
- a CDS encoding general stress protein, with the protein MAQDKQQGSMSVNEAGKKGGEATSASHDKEFYQEIGSKGGQNSGGNFANDRDRASEAGSKGGQGSGGNFANDREKASEAGQKGGQNSHGGGRNS; encoded by the coding sequence ATGGCACAGGATAAACAACAAGGCAGCATGTCAGTCAACGAAGCAGGTAAAAAAGGTGGTGAAGCCACTTCGGCTTCGCACGACAAAGAGTTCTATCAGGAAATCGGCAGTAAAGGCGGCCAGAACAGTGGCGGCAACTTTGCGAACGATCGGGACAGAGCGTCCGAAGCCGGCAGCAAGGGCGGCCAGGGCAGTGGCGGCAATTTTGCCAATGATCGGGAAAAGGCCTCTGAAGCCGGACAGAAAGGTGGTCAAAACAGCCATGGTGGCGGGCGCAACAGTTGA
- a CDS encoding DNA topoisomerase IB gives MPDTVLTDALPADLHYVDDTQPGITRKKLRGKFVYFEPSGQRITDPEEIKRINALAVPPAYTDVWICADPCGHLQATGRDARGRKQYRYHARWREVRDADKYSRLRDFGQALPKLRRQLEALLDAPGFSRDKVMATVITLLDATLIRVGNTQYARDNRSYGLTTLRSRHVEVNGSAILFQFRGKSGIEHQITVKDRRLARIIKRCLEIPGQNLFQYLDEHGERHTVTSSDVNAYLQKLTGAAFTAKDYRTWAGSALALSVLRELQHESETEAKRHVVEAVKNVAKQLGNTPAVCRKCYIHPAVVEHFMLGALAELPRPRVRKGLRAEEVALAMFLESMCEVTEAS, from the coding sequence ATGCCCGATACCGTGCTGACAGATGCCCTGCCCGCCGATCTGCATTACGTCGATGACACTCAGCCTGGTATCACCCGGAAGAAACTGCGCGGCAAGTTCGTCTATTTCGAACCGTCCGGGCAGCGCATCACCGACCCGGAGGAAATCAAACGCATCAATGCCCTCGCAGTGCCGCCGGCTTACACCGATGTGTGGATCTGCGCCGACCCGTGCGGCCATTTGCAAGCCACCGGGCGCGATGCGCGCGGCCGCAAACAGTACCGTTATCACGCGCGCTGGCGTGAAGTGCGTGATGCGGACAAATACTCGCGCCTGCGCGACTTCGGCCAGGCCCTGCCAAAACTGCGGCGCCAGCTTGAGGCGCTGCTCGATGCGCCGGGCTTCAGCCGTGACAAGGTCATGGCCACGGTCATTACCTTGCTCGACGCCACGCTGATCCGCGTCGGCAATACCCAATATGCGCGGGACAATCGCTCTTATGGCCTGACCACACTGCGCAGCCGTCACGTCGAGGTCAACGGCAGCGCGATCCTGTTCCAGTTCCGTGGCAAGAGCGGCATCGAACATCAGATCACGGTCAAGGATCGCCGCTTGGCGCGAATCATCAAGCGCTGTCTGGAAATTCCCGGGCAGAACCTTTTTCAGTACCTCGATGAACACGGCGAACGGCATACCGTCACCTCTTCCGACGTCAACGCCTATCTGCAAAAGCTCACTGGCGCTGCGTTCACCGCCAAGGATTACCGCACCTGGGCGGGCAGCGCCCTGGCCTTGTCGGTGCTGCGCGAGTTGCAGCATGAGTCGGAAACCGAAGCCAAGCGCCATGTGGTCGAAGCGGTGAAGAACGTCGCCAAGCAGCTGGGCAACACACCGGCGGTGTGCCGCAAGTGCTACATCCACCCCGCCGTGGTCGAACATTTCATGCTCGGCGCCCTCGCTGAACTGCCGCGCCCGCGAGTGCGCAAAGGCCTGCGCGCCGAGGAAGTTGCACTTGCGATGTTTCTCGAAAGCATGTGCGAAGTGACCGAGGCGTCCTGA
- a CDS encoding general stress protein, producing MTNHHKDQPFAEDPQKIKEAGKKGGASVNVKVDRAEKARVGGQHSHGGARTGKGD from the coding sequence ATGACCAATCATCACAAGGATCAACCGTTCGCTGAAGATCCACAAAAAATCAAGGAGGCCGGCAAGAAAGGCGGAGCTTCAGTCAACGTGAAAGTCGATCGGGCGGAGAAAGCGCGCGTCGGTGGGCAACACAGCCATGGCGGTGCGCGCACGGGCAAGGGTGACTGA
- a CDS encoding general stress protein: MTTGNKNPGNFANDREKASEAGKKGGQSSGGNFANDREKASEAGRKGGQNSHGGGRKS, encoded by the coding sequence ATGACCACAGGAAATAAAAATCCAGGTAACTTCGCAAACGATCGTGAAAAGGCATCTGAAGCCGGCAAGAAAGGCGGTCAGTCGTCCGGCGGCAACTTCGCCAATGATCGTGAAAAGGCATCCGAGGCTGGCCGCAAAGGCGGACAGAACAGCCACGGCGGCGGTCGCAAATCCTGA